In Leifsonia sp. ZF2019, a genomic segment contains:
- the ald gene encoding alanine dehydrogenase, whose protein sequence is MKVAIPREIKNNEFRVAITPAGVHDLVGAGHEVFVEAGAGVGSSIPDELYAGAGATIVPDAAATWAAGDLILKVKEPIASEYGYFRDGLVLFTYLHLAADEALTRALIDAGVTAIAYETVQLPNRSLPLLAPMSEVAGRLAPIVGANTMLKPNGGPGLLVPGVPGTHPAVVTVLGGGVAGTNAISVAVGLGAEVTVLDTNIARLRELDALYAGRIKTIASNSFEIEKAVIASDLVIGSVLVPGAKAPKLVSNDLVSRMKSGSVLVDIAVDQGGCFADSHPTTHADPTFTVHQSLFYCVANMPGAVPHTSTYALTNATLPYARAIANRGWQDALRADASLGLGLNVHAGRVVNAGVAEAHGLQAGEIAEALV, encoded by the coding sequence CGGGGCGGGCGTCGGCTCCTCCATCCCGGACGAGCTCTACGCAGGCGCGGGCGCGACGATCGTCCCCGACGCCGCCGCGACCTGGGCCGCCGGCGATCTGATCCTCAAGGTCAAGGAGCCCATCGCCTCCGAGTACGGCTACTTCCGCGACGGCCTCGTGCTCTTCACCTACCTGCACCTCGCCGCCGACGAGGCCCTCACCCGAGCGCTCATCGACGCGGGTGTGACCGCCATCGCGTATGAGACGGTGCAGCTGCCCAACCGGTCCCTTCCGCTTCTCGCGCCGATGAGCGAGGTCGCGGGCCGGCTCGCCCCCATCGTGGGCGCGAACACCATGCTCAAGCCCAACGGCGGCCCGGGCCTCCTCGTCCCCGGCGTCCCCGGCACGCACCCCGCCGTCGTCACCGTGCTCGGCGGCGGCGTCGCCGGCACCAACGCCATCTCGGTCGCGGTCGGCCTCGGCGCCGAGGTGACGGTGCTCGACACGAACATCGCCCGGCTCCGCGAGCTCGACGCGCTCTACGCCGGCCGCATCAAGACGATCGCCTCCAACAGCTTCGAGATCGAGAAGGCGGTCATCGCCTCCGACCTCGTCATCGGCTCGGTGCTCGTGCCGGGCGCGAAGGCTCCGAAGCTGGTCAGCAACGACCTGGTCTCGCGCATGAAGTCCGGCAGCGTGCTCGTGGACATCGCGGTCGACCAGGGCGGCTGCTTCGCCGACTCCCACCCGACCACGCACGCCGACCCGACCTTCACGGTGCACCAGTCGCTGTTCTACTGTGTGGCGAACATGCCGGGTGCGGTGCCGCACACCTCGACCTACGCGCTGACCAACGCGACCCTCCCCTACGCCCGCGCGATCGCGAACCGCGGCTGGCAAGACGCTCTCCGGGCCGATGCCTCGCTGGGTCTCGGCCTCAACGTGCACGCCGGGCGGGTCGTCAACGCCGGCGTCGCCGAGGCGCACGGCCTCCAGGCGGGCGAGATCGCGGAGGCGCTCGTCTGA